One Brassica napus cultivar Da-Ae chromosome A5, Da-Ae, whole genome shotgun sequence DNA window includes the following coding sequences:
- the LOC125609614 gene encoding replication protein A 70 kDa DNA-binding subunit C-like, giving the protein MSENKSLTLINGLRPFKSKWRLQVKVIRSWKQTPPYADETLEFVLADQTGVKIHATCPRAHMFRTQRNLPLGEWRVIENFKISGVGKGKYRPTSHQYKMTITSETVFTGSDHQDDNPFLTLANYENILNGKENSNVLIDILGHPYDVGAVQIVQVNHEDRKRIQFRMRDISGNNLACCLWGSYAEQIENSVQELDPSNTVWLLRFAKIGEFLGEIQITNAFDASLLDLNPTMAEAVDFKRRIEENSIALPITDKKHDKREIIPHADDWDDVGISMISEISEISELDQTKIVCSVKAIDTDWAWYYFGCTRCKHGVTRLSGKGSKSDKPLFRCPGKCRANVSNVEPRFKLHLIVEDDTGTCKLLLLNSVAKSIVGSEAVDLWDGSYEEIEDPEILPQPIRDLVGKSFCFGITTSSDGADIFKVTQVWSGDIIEKIESQSEPLTQIEGGSSCLSSGGVLLIKENTEPSSDCSTPLSKRKENDADLPDLTSTSKKICLNQIKLEKTKTD; this is encoded by the exons ATGTCAGAGAACAAGAGTCTTACTTTGATAAACGGATTGAGGCCTTTTAAAAGTAAATGGCGTCTACAAGTGAAAGTTATTCGCTCATGGAAACAAACCCCTCCCTATGCCGATGAAACACTAGAATTCGTGTTAGCTGATCAGACT GGTGTTAAAATCCATGCAACATGTCCGCGAGCACACATGTTTCGGACCCAACGTAACCTTCCGTTGGGAGAGTGGCGTGTGATTGAAAACTTTAAGATATCCGGAGTGGGTAAAGGAAAATATCGACCAACAAGTCATCAATATAAGATGACTATCACCAGTGAAACGGTTTTCACCGGATCCGACCACCAAGATGATAACCCTTTCTTGACTTTAGCCAATTACGAAAACATTTTAAACGGAAAGGAAAATTCAAACGTTCTCATTG ACATACTTGGCCATCCCTATGACGTGGGTGCAGTCCAAATCGTTCAAGTGAACCATGAGGACCGAAAGCGAATTCAGTTTCGTATGAGAGACATCAG CGGTAACAATTTGGCATGTTGTCTTTGGGGATCCTATGCTGAGCAAATCGAAAACAGTGTCCAAGAATTGGATCCGTCAAACACTGTTTGGTTGTTAAGATTTGCCAAAATCGGCGAGTTTCTAG GTGAAATTCAAATTACCAATGCATTTGATGCATCGTTGTTGGACCTGAACCCAACAATGGCTGAGGCTGTCGATTTCAAAAGAAG GATAGAAGAAAATTCTATTGCTCTTCCTATTACTGACAAGAAGCATGACAAAAGAGAAATCATACCACATGCCGATGATTGGGATGATGTTGGGATTTCAATGATCTCCGAAATCTCTGAAATCTCTGAG CTCGACCAGACCAAGATCGTATGTTCAGTTAAGGCGATCGATACAGACTGGGCTTGGTACTATTTTGGATGTACCAGATGCAAACATGGTGTTACAAGGCTCTCCGGAAAGGGTAGTAAAAGTGACAAACCCTTATTCCGTTGCCCAGGGAAGTGTCGTGCCAATGTTTCCAATGTTGAACCAAG ATTCAAACTCCATTTGATTGTTGAGGATGATACTGGAACATGTAAGCTTCTGTTGCTTAATTCTGTTGCTAAATCCATCGTTGGGTCAGAAGCTGTTGATCTATGGGATGGTTCTTATGAGGAG attgaAGATCCAGAGATATTACCACAACCTATTCGAGATTTAGTTGGAAAATCTTTCTGTTTTGGAATAACTACTTCATCAGATGGAGCAGATATCTTCAAGGTTACACAGGTCTGGTCAGGTGATATCATTGAGAAAATTGAATCTCAATCCGAGCCGCTGACTCAGATTGAAGGTGGTTCATCCTGTTTGTCATCTGGAGGG GTTTTGTTGATCAAAGAAAACACTGAACCATCATCGGATTGTTCAACTCCTCTctctaaaagaaaagaaaatgatgcAGATCTACCAGACCTGACTTCTACTTCAAAGAAGATTTGCCTAAACCAAATCAAGCTGGAGAAGACTAAGACGGATTAG
- the LOC125609371 gene encoding receptor like protein 27-like: MMTMPESLLRFHFLSLLLLCCCVSPASFAKIDGLYYLDDVVVGVVACLPRQMEAFTQFTNEFDTRSCNHSDYSNGAWCDNSTGAVTKIQLTGCLSGTLKPNSSLFGFHQLRHLDLSNNNFISSTFPSKFGNLNRLEVLILSSSGLLGHVPSSISNLSQLSILNLSKNKLIGSFPLVSNLTKLSLLSLSHNIFTGNIPSSLFTMPSLSYLNVNENHLTSPIEISNSSRLEYLYLANNQFEENILEPISKLTNLKYLDLSFLNTSYPVDLRLLSSLKSLLRLFLSGNSLLATSISADSDIPPNLETLIMRNCSVTKFPNILRKLKHLRTVSISSNRIKGKVPEWLWSLPNLEILLLSNNFFKSFEGSKKVIVDSSVKLLDMGYNNFEGEIPLPPLSIKTFYARNNTFTGNIPLSFCNRTSLTVLDLSYNNFTGPIPQCLNDFMIVKLRKNNLEGSLPDRFNVGTSLRTIDVGENRLTGKLPRSFLNCSSLKFLSVDHNRIEDTFPFWLKALPDLQVFKLRSNKFYGPISSPDQGPLAFPELHIFEISDNNFTGSLPPSYFVNWKSPSLKINGAGTMYMAEDIGASTYDDLIDLQYKGLSMEQMGILTFYSAIDLSGNKIEGQIPESIGLLKTLIALNLSNNAFTGHIPLSLANVTELESLDLSRNQLSGTIPSGLKSLSFLAHINVSHNQLKGEIPQGTQITGQSKSSFEGNAGLCGLPLEESCFAPPTQQPKEEEKEEEEVLNWRGVAIGYGPGVLLGLAIAQVIAAYKPEWLIKIMCQ, from the coding sequence aTGATGACCATGCCGGAATCGCTTTTGCGTTTTCATTTTCTCTCGCTACTCTTACTATGTTGTTGTGTCTCCCCTGCAAGCTTCGCTAAAATAGATGGTCTATATTATCTAGATGATGTTGTTGTTGGAGTTGTTGCTTGTCTTCCTCGGCAGATGGAAGCCTTTACGCAGTTCACAAACGAGTTTGATACTCGTTCGTGCAACCATAGTGACTACTCTAATGGAGCTTGGTGTGACAACTCCACGGGTGCAGTCACCAAGATACAGCTCACGGGATGTCTAAGTGGAACTCTGAAGCCCAACAGTAGCCTATTTGGGTTCCATCAACTCCGTCACCTTGATCTCAGTAACAACAACTTCATCTCCTCTACATTCCCTTCCAAGTTCGGCAATCTCAACAGATTAGAGGTCTTGATTCTTTCCTCTAGCGGTTTACTTGGCCACGTTCCTTCTTCAATTAGTAATCTAAGCCAACTTTCCATTTTAAACCTTTCCAAGAATAAGCTCATTGGTAGTTTCCCACTTGTTAGTAATCTAACCAAGCTCTCACTTTTAAGTTTATCTCATAATATCTTCACTGGAAACattccttcttctctcttcacGATGCCTTCTCTTTCTTATCTTAATGTGAATGAAAACCATCTAACCAGTCCTATTGAAATTTCAAACTCCTCTAGGCTGGAGTACCTGTACCTTGCGAATAACCAATTTGAAGAAAATATCCTAGAGCCTATTTCAAAGCTCACCAACCTCAAGTATCTCGACCTTTCTTTCCTAAATACTAGCTACCCTGTTGACTTAAggctcctctcttctcttaAATCTTTGTTGAGACTTTTTCTTTCCGGTAATAGTTTATTGGCTACTAGTATAAGTGCTGATTCCGACATCCCACCCAACTTGGAAACCTTGATCATGAGGAACTGCAGCGTCACCAAGTTTCCAAACATCTTAAGGAAACTAAAACACTTGCGGACTGTAAGTATATCCTCAAATAGAATCAAGGGGAAAGTCCCTGAGTGGTTGTGGAGCCTTCCTAATCTAGAAATATTGCTTCTTAGTAATAATTTTTTCAAGAGTTTTGAAGGATCAAAAAAAGTTATAGTAGATTCGTCGGTGAAGCTATTAGATATGGGTTATAACAATTTTGAAGGAGAGATTCCTCTCCCACCACTCTCCATCAAAACCTTCTATGCACGGAACAATACTTTCACAGGAAACATACCTCTTTCATTCTGCAACCGAACCTCTCTTACTGTTCTTGATTTATCCTACAACAACTTCACCGGACCGATTCCTCAATGTCTGAATGACTTCATGATTGTGAAACTCCGGAAGAATAACTTGGAAGGCAGTCTTCCAGACAGGTTCAATGTAGGTACCTCCCTGCGGACAATTGATGTTGGCGAGAATCGATTAACCGGAAAGCTTCCAAGGTCTTTTCTAAATTGCTCTTCTTTGAAGTTTCTAAGTGTGGATCACAACAGAATTGAAGACACATTTCCTTTCTGGCTCAAGGCTTTGCCTGACTTGCAAGTCTTCAAACTTCGTTCAAATAAATTCTACGGTCCAATATCTTCTCCTGACCAAGGTCCTTTAGCGTTTCCTGAGCTTCACATTTTTGAAATATCTGATAACAACTTTACGGGAAGCTTGCCACCAAGCTACTTTGTGAACTGGAAATCACCATCACTCAAGATTAATGGAGCTGGGACCATGTATATGGCAGAAGATATTGGTGCCTCTACCTATGATGATCTTATAGACTTGCAATACAAAGGTCTTTCAATGGAGCAAATGGGCATCCTTACTTTCTACAGCGCTATTGATCTTTCTGGTAACAAGATTGAAGGACAAATTCCAGAATCTATTGGCCTCTTGAAGACATTGATTGCGCTCAACTTATCTAACAATGCATTCACAGGCCATATCCCTCTCTCATTGGCCAATGTTACGGAGCTCGAGTCACTAGACCTGTCAAGAAACCAACTCTCTGGGACCATTCCAAGTGGACTCAAGAGCCTCTCGTTTTTGGCTCATATAAATGTGTCTCATAACCAACTCAAAGGTGAAATACCACAAGGAACACAAATCACTGGGCAATCTAAATCATCCTTTGAAGGGAATGCAGGACTTTGTGGTTTGCCTCTAGAAGAAAGTTGCTTCGCGCCACCAACACAACAacctaaagaagaagaaaaagaggaggaagaagtgTTGAACTGGAGGGGTGTGGCAATAGGGTATGGGCCTGGAGTGTTGCTTGGATTGGCAATAGCACAAGTCATTGCTGCATACAAGCCAGAGTGGCTCATCAAGATAATGTGCCAGTGA
- the LOC111215585 gene encoding receptor like protein 26-like, whose amino-acid sequence MSHPCLHLRLISVLLLCCILFASHVLMITALACRPDQIRALMQFKNEFESNGCNRSDYLNGVQCDNSTGAVTKLQLPSGCFTGVLKPNSSLFGFKHLRYLNISHNNFTSSSLPSEFNSLKRLEVLSLSSNGFIGQVPSSFSNLIHLTHLNLSHNELTGSFPLVKNLTKLSFLDLSYNQFSGTIPFDLLLTMPFLSHLDLKKNSLTGTFEVPNSSSYSRLVYLSLGQNQFEGKILEPISNFINLKHLDVSSLNTSYPIDLSIFSPLKSLLVLHLSRNRLLPASLNSSDIPLSLESLVMPRCDITEFPNILKTLQNLQHLDISSNMIKGKIPEWLWKLPHLSLVNLVNNSFTGFEGSSDVLLNSSVQLLDFAYNSMTGEFPLPPPNIIYLSAWNNSFTGTIPLQVCDRSSLTVLDLSYNKLTGPIPQCLSNLKIVNLRKNSLEGSIPDEFYSGAFTQTLDVGYNQLTGKLPRSLLNCSFLRFLSVDNNMIEDTFPFWLKDLPNLQVFTLRSNRFFGHLSPPDQGPLSFPELRILELSDNNFTGSLPPSFFVNWKASAIKVDEDGRIYMGDYKHAYYVYEDTLDLQYKGLFMEQGKVLTSYNTIDFSGNKLEGHIPESIGLLKALIALNLSNNAFTGHIPLSLANVTELESLDLSRNHLSGTIPRELGSLSFLAYISVAHNQLKGEIPQGPQFSGQAESSFEGNSGLCGLPLQVSCFGPPPTQQPEEEDEEKEEEGVLNWKAVVIGYGPGLLFGLVIAHVTASYKPKWYLNIVSPDKRKEVKPVRFFASLDSRWDSYDNHVEHESDT is encoded by the coding sequence ATGTCACACCCGTGTCTGCATTTGCGTCTGATCTCTGTACTCTTACTCTGCTGTATCCTCTTCGCTTCACACGTCTTAATGATCACTGCTCTTGCTTGTCGTCCCGACCAGATCCGGGCTCTCATGCAATTCAAGAACGAGTTCGAATCCAACGGTTGCAACCGTAGCGACTATCTCAACGGTGTCCAGTGCGATAACTCGACTGGTGCGGTCACGAAGCTACAACTCCCAAGTGGCTGCTTCACTGGAGTTCTCAAACCCAACAGTAGTCTCTTTGGCTTCAAACACCTTCGTTACCTCAACATCTCTCATAACAACTTCACGTCCTCTTCACTCCCTTCTGAATTCAACAGTCTCAAAAGATTAGAGGTTTTGTCTCTTTCCTCTAATGGTTTCATTGGCCAAGTTCCTTCCTCATTTAGTAACTTAATCCATCTCACCCATTTAAACCTTTCACACAACGAGCTCACTGGTAGTTTCCCACTTGTGAAAAATCTCACCAAGCTCTCGTTTCTAGACCTTTCTTACAATCAGTTCTCAGGAACCATACCTTTTGATTTACTTCTCACTATGCCCTTCTTGTCTCACCTTGATTTGAAAAAGAATAGTCTCACTGGTACATTTGAAGTTCCaaactcttcttcttattctagGCTAGTGTATTTGTCCCTCGGCCAAAACCAATTTGAAGGGAAAATCCTTGAGCCTATCTCAAACTTCATCAACCTCAAACATCTTGACGTTTCGTCCCTAAACACAAGCTACCCAATAGACTTaagcatcttctctcctctCAAATCTTTGTTGGTGCTTCACCTTTCTAGAAACAGGTTATTACCAGCCAGTCTAAATTCTTCAGACATCCCATTGAGCTTAGAAAGCTTAGTCATGCCACGGTGTGACATTACCGAGTTCCCAAACATTTTAAAGACCCTTCAAAACTTGCAACACCTAGACATTTCCAGCAACATGATCAAAGGAAAAATCCCTGAATGGCTTTGGAAGCTTCCTCATCTCAGCCTAGTGAACCTTGTGAACAATTCTTTCACCGGCTTCGAAGGCTCTTCAGATGTTTTACTTAATTCATCAGTTCAGTTACTAGATTTTGCATATAACTCCATGACAGGAGAGTTTCCTCTTCCACCACCTAATATCATCTACTTGTCAGCGTGGAACAATAGCTTCACAGGGACCATACCTCTCCAAGTTTGCGACCGAAGCTCTCTCACCGTTCTTGATCTGTCCTACAACAAACTCACCGGTCCAATACCTCAATGTTTGAGTAACTTAAAGATAGTGAACCTCAGGAAGAACAGCTTGGAAGGAAGTATACCTGATGAGTTCTATAGCGGCGCTTTCACACAAACACTTGACGTTGGCTACAATCAACTAACCGGGAAGCTTCCAAGATCGCTTTTAAATTGCTCATTTTTGAGGTTTCTAAGCGTTGACAACAACATGATCGAAGACACTTTTCCTTTCTGGCTCAAGGATTTACCAAACTTGCAAGTCTTTACCCTCCGTTCAAACAGATTCTTTGGCCATCTCTCTCCTCCTGATCAAGGTCCACTCTCGTTTCCCGAGCTGCGGATACTTGAGTTATCGGATAATAACTTTACAGGAAGCTTGCCACCAAGTTTCTTTGTTAACTGGAAAGCATCAGCGATCAAGGTAGATGAAGATGGGCGGATTTATATGGGAGACTACAAGCATGCTTATTATGTCTATGAAGATACCTTGGATCTGCAATACAAAGGTCTATTCATGGAGCAAGGGAAGGTCCTTACTTCATACAACACCATTGATTTCTCTGGAAACAAACTTGAAGGACATATCCCTGAGTCCATAGGTCTCTTGAAAGCATTGATTGCTCTCAACTTATCAAACAACGCCTTCACAGGCCACATTCCCTTGTCTTTAGCAAATGTTACGGAGCTTGAGTCACTAGACCTGTCAAGAAACCATTTGTCAGGGACTATTCCTAGAGAACTCGGGAGCCTCTCGTTTTTGGCGTACATAAGTGTGGCTCATAACCAGCTCAAAGGTGAAATACCACAAGGACCACAGTTTAGTGGGCAAGCTGAATCATCATTTGAAGGGAATTCAGGTCTGTGTGGTCTTCCTCTCCAAGTAAGTTGTTTTGGGCCGCCACCGACACAACAGcctgaggaagaagatgaagaaaaagaagaggaagGTGTTTTAAACTGGAAAGCAGTGGTTATAGGGTATGGACCTGGCTTGTTATTTGGATTGGTAATAGCTCACGTTACTGCTTCATACAAGCCAAAGTGGTATCTCAATATAGTTAGTCCGGATAAGAGAAAGGAAGTAAAACCAGTTAGATTCTTTGCGTCTTTGGATTCAAGATGGGACAGTTATGATAATCATGTAGAACATGAAAGTGATACGTAA
- the LOC106401056 gene encoding fructose-1,6-bisphosphatase, cytosolic (The RefSeq protein has 5 substitutions, 1 non-frameshifting indel compared to this genomic sequence) translates to MDHEADAFRDLMTITRFVLNEQSKYPESRGDFTILLSNIVLGCKFVCSAVNKAGLAKLIGLAGDTNIQGEEQKKLDVLSNDVFVKALVSSGRTSVLVSEEDEEATFVESSKCGKYCVVFDPLDGSSNIDCGVSIGTIFGIYTMEHSDEPTTKDVLKPGNEMVAAGYCMYGSSCMLVLSTGTGVHGFTLDPSLGEFILTHPDIKIPKKGNIYSVNEGNAQNWDGPTTKYVERCKYPKDGSPAKSLRYVGSMVADVHRTLLYGGIFLYPADKKSPNGKLRVLYEVFPMAFLMEQAGGQAFTGKKRALDLVPKKIHERSPIFLGSYDDVEEIKALYAEEEKN, encoded by the exons ATGGATCACGAAGCAGATGCTTACCGTACGGATTTGATGACCATCACGAGATTCGTGCTGAATGAGCAATCAAAGTATCCAGAGTCTCGTGGGGATTTCACCATTTTGCTCAGCAACATCGTTTTGGGATGCAAATTCGTCTGCAGTGCCGTCAACAAG GCTGGTTTGGCCAAGCTTATTGGACTTGCAGGGGACACAAATATCCAG GGTGAAGAGCAAAAGAAACTGGATGTCCTCTCTAACGATGTTTTTATCAAAGCTTTGGTTAGCAGCGGCAGAACT TCTGTTCTTGTCTCGgaagaagatgaggaagctACGTTTGTGGAGTCATCCAAGCGTGGAAA GTACTGTGTTGTTTTTGATCCACTTGATGGATCCTCAAACATTGACTGTGGTGTCTCCATTGGAACA ATCTTTGGAATTTACACAATGGAACACAGTGATGAGCCGACTACTAAAGATGTTCTGAAACCTGGGAATGAAATGGTTGCAGCGGGTTACTGTATGTACGGAAGCTCCTGCATG CTTGTGTTGAGCACTGGAACAGGTGTCCACGGATTTACCCTGGACCCATCTCTAGGAGAGTTCATATTAACTCACCCAGACATTAAG ATTCCAAAGAAGGGAAACATATACTCAGTGAATGAAGGAAATGCTCAGAACTGGGATGGTCCAACCACAAAATATGTAGAGAGATGCAAATATCCCAAAGATGGTTCTCCCGCAAAGTCACTGAGATATGTCGGAAG TATGGTAGCCGATGTTCATCGCACTCTGCTTTATGGAGGAATCTTCCTGTACCCGGCTGACAAGAAAAGCCCCAATGGGAAATTGCG TGTCCTGTATGAAGTCTTCCCAATGGCGTTCTTGATGGAGCAAGCTGGAGGTCAGGCCTTCACTGGCAAGAAAAGG GCACTGGACCTTGTCCCGAAAAAGATCCATGAGCGTTCTCCCATATTTCTTGGTAGCTATGACGATGTAGAGGAGATTAAGGCTCTGTATGCTGCGGAGGAGAATAACTAA
- the LOC106401049 gene encoding receptor like protein 27-like — MTTIMSGLHLLLRFISLFVIFTSSFTLVVGLSGCHPDQIQALKQFKNEFDSRNCNQTDYLNGVQCDNATGAVTELQLPSGCLTGVLKPNSSLFHLRHLRHLNLSHNNFTSSSLPSEFSNLSRLEVLSLSSNSFIGQVPSLFSKLTWLNQLDLSHNQLTGSFQLVQNLSKLSILDLSYNHFSGAIPSSLLALPFLTRLDLSENYLTGSIEVLNSSSSLRHLSLSHNHFEGQILEPISNLITLKFLDISFLNISYPIDIKIFSSLKSLLKLVLSGNSISSTSLGSDSDVPLSLEKLGLSGCNIREFPNFLQSLHNLEYIDISNNKILGKVPEWLWSLPRLSTVTLLNNSFTGFEGSTEVLVNSSVRILDLALNHFKGPFPNPPNSLTVLSAWNNSFTGSIPLEICNQSKLALLDLSYNNFSGSIPRCLSNLQNSLIVVNLRKNNLEGSLPDNCYDGALLRTLDVGFNKLTGKLPRSLLNCSSLKFLSVDNNNIKDTFPFWLKGLPNLQAFTLRSNRFYGPISPPGQGPLEFPELRILEIADNKFTGSLPQDYFVNWKVMTEDGSLYMGDYNEIPGYIYEDTIDLQYKGLFMEQGKVLTSYATIDFSGNRLEGQIPESIGLLKTLIALNLSNNAFTGHIPLSLENVTELESLDLSRNQLSGTIPRGLGSLSFLAYISVAHNQLKGVIPQATQITGQPKSSFEGNVGLCGLPLEQSCFAPPTRQPKEEDEEEDEGLLNWKALVIGYGPGLLFGLLLAHVIASYRPKWFVKIVGPDKHMETDPVTLFMSMDSRWDSFNNKKSVESTM; from the coding sequence ATGACGACCATCATGTCCGGATTACATCTGCTTTTGCGTTTTATCTCACTCTTTGTCATCTTTACTTCAAGCTTCACTCTTGTTGTTGGACTTTCCGGTTGCCATCCCGACCAGATTCAAGCACTTAAGCAGTTCAAGAACGAGTTTGATTCCAGAAACTGCAACCAAACTGATTACCTTAATGGAGTTCAGTGCGACAACGCCACTGGTGCCGTCACCGAGCTACAACTCCCAAGTGGCTGCCTCACTGGAGTTCTCAAGCCAAACAGTAGCCTCTTCCATTTGCGTCATCTCCGTCACCTAAATCTCTCTCACAACAACTTCACTTCCTCTTCACTCCCTTCCGAGTTCAGCAACCTCAGCAGATTAGAGGTTTTGTCTCTTTCCTCTAATAGCTTCATAGGTCAGGTTCCTTCCTTATTTAGCAAGCTAACATGGCTAAACCAGTTGGATCTCTCACATAACCAGCTCACTGGTAGTTTCCAACTTGTCCAAAACCTCAGCAAGCTTTCTATTTTAGACCTTTCTTATAATCACTTCTCTGGAGCCattccttcttctcttctcgctCTGCCTTTCTTGACACGTCTTGATCTCAGTGAAAACTATCTCACTGGCTCCATCGAAGTTcttaactcttcttcttcactaagGCACTTGTCACTTTCCCATAACCATTTCGAAGGGCAAATACTAGAGCCTATCTCAAATCTTATAACCCTCAAGTTTCTTGACATTTCTTTCCTAAACATAAGCTACCCAATTGACATTAAAATCTTCTCCTCTCTCAAATCTTTGTTGAAACTTGTTCTTTCCGGTAATAGTATATCATCAACTAGTTTAGGTTCAGATTCAGATGTCCCACTGAGCCTAGAGAAGTTAGGTTTGTCTGGCTGCAACATCAGAGAGTTTCCAAACTTCTTACAGAGCCTTCACAACTTAGAGTATATAGACATTTCCAACAATAAAATCTTAGGGAAAGTTCCAGAGTGGTTGTGGAGCCTTCCTCGTTTGAGCACAGTAACTCTTCTTAATAACTCTTTCACAGGTTTTGAAGGTTCAACCGAAGTTTTAGTGAATTCATCTGTTAGGATTTTGGATTTGGCCTTAAACCATTTTAAAGGACCATTTCCTAATCCACCAAACTCTCTCACTGTCTTATCTGCATGGAACAATAGTTTCACAGGGAGCATACCTCTTGAAATCTGCAACCAAAGCAAGCTTGCTCTTCTTGATCTCTCTTACAACAACTTCTCCGGTTCAATTCCTCGATGCCTGAGTAATCTACAAAACTCTCTCATTGTTGTGAATCTCCGGAAGAACAACTTGgaaggaagtcttccagacaaTTGCTACGATGGTGCCTTGCTTCGCACACTTGACGTTGGTTTCAATAAACTAACCGGGAAGCTTCCGAGGTCTCTTCTGAATTGTTCATCTCTAAAGTTTCTAAGCGTtgacaacaacaacatcaaagACACGTTTCCTTTCTGGCTCAAGGGTTTGCCTAATTTGCAAGCCTTTACTCTCCGCTCAAACAGATTCTACGGTCCTATATCCCCTCCTGGTCAAGGTCCTCTAGAGTTTCCGGAGCTACGCATACTTGAAATAGCAGATAACAAATTTACAGGAAGCTTGCCCCAAGATTACTTTGTGAACTGGAAAGTTATGACTGAAGATGGGAGTTTGTATATGGGAGACTACAACGAAATTCCTGGCTATATCTATGAAGATACCATAGATCTTCAATACAAAGGTCTATTCATGGAGCAAGGGAAGGTTCTTACCTCATATGCCACCATTGACTTTTCTGGAAACAGACTTGAAGGACAGATTCCTGAATCTATAGGCCTCTTGAAGACATTGATTGCACTTAACTTATCAAACAACGCTTTCACGGGACATATTCCTCTGTCTTTGGAAAATGTTACGGAGCTTGAGTCACTAGACCTGTCAAGAAACCAACTATCAGGGACTATTCCTCGGGGACTCGGGAGCCTTTCCTTTTTGGCGTACATAAGTGTGGCTCATAACCAACTCAAAGGTGTAATACCACAAGCAACACAAATTACTGGGCAGCCTAAATCTTCCTTCGAAGGGAATGTGGGTCTTTGTGGTCTTCCTTTAGAGCAAAGTTGCTTTGCGCCACCAACACGACAACCaaaggaagaagacgaagaagaagatgaaggatTATTAAACTGGAAAGCTTTGGTCATAGGGTATGGACCTGGATTATTGTTTGGATTGTTATTAGCTCACGTTATTGCTTCATATAGGCCAAAGTGGTTCGTCAAGATAGTTGGTCCGGATAAGCACATGGAAACAGATCCAGTTACATTGTTTATGTCTATGGATTCAAGATGGGacagttttaataataagaAGAGTGTAGAAAGTACTATGTAA